A region from the Oncorhynchus tshawytscha isolate Ot180627B unplaced genomic scaffold, Otsh_v2.0 Un_contig_766_pilon_pilon, whole genome shotgun sequence genome encodes:
- the rab14 gene encoding ras-related protein Rab-14 isoform X1, producing MTTAPYNYSYIFKYIIIGDMGVGKSCLLHQFTEKKFMADCPHTIGVEFGTRIIEVSGQKIKLQIWDTAGQERFRAVTRSYYRGAAGALMVYDITRRSTYNHLSSWLTDARNLTNPNTVIILIGNKADLEAQRDVTYEEAKQFAEENGLLFLEASAKTGENVEDAFLEAAKKIYQNIQDGSLDLNAAESGVQHKPSAPQGGRLTSEPQPQKESCSC from the exons ATGACTACTGCTCCATACAACTACTCCTACATcttcaaatacattattattg GGGATATGGGTGTAGGGAAATCATGCCTGCTTCACCAGTTCACAGAAAAGAAAT TCATGGCAGACTGCCCCCACACTATTGGAGTCGAGTTTGGCACAAGGATAATTGAGGTGAGCGGCCAGAAGATCAAACTGCAGATCTGGGACACTGCGGGACAGGAGCGCTTCAGGGCCGTCACACGCAGCTACTACAGGGGAGCAGCAGGGGCACTCATGGTCTATGAcatcaccag GAGAAGCACATACAACCACCTTAGCAGCTGGCTGACTGATGCTAGAAACCTCACCAACCCTAATACT GTGATCATTCTTATTGGTAACAAGGCAGACTTGGAGGCCCAGCGAGATGTAACCTATGAGGAGGCTAAGCAGTTTGCTGAGGAGAACG GTCTATTGTTCCTAGAGGCTAGTGCAAAGAC GGGTGAGAATGTGGAGGACGCGTTCCTGGAGGCAGCCAAGAAGATCTACCAGAACATTCAGGACGGAAGCCTGGACCTGAACGCCGCCGAGTCTGGTGTCCAGCACAAGCCCTCCGCCCCGCAGGGGGGACGGCTGACCAGTGAACCGCAGCCTCAGAAGGAAAGCTGCAGCTGCTAA
- the rab14 gene encoding ras-related protein Rab-14 isoform X2, whose translation MADCPHTIGVEFGTRIIEVSGQKIKLQIWDTAGQERFRAVTRSYYRGAAGALMVYDITRRSTYNHLSSWLTDARNLTNPNTVIILIGNKADLEAQRDVTYEEAKQFAEENGLLFLEASAKTGENVEDAFLEAAKKIYQNIQDGSLDLNAAESGVQHKPSAPQGGRLTSEPQPQKESCSC comes from the exons ATGGCAGACTGCCCCCACACTATTGGAGTCGAGTTTGGCACAAGGATAATTGAGGTGAGCGGCCAGAAGATCAAACTGCAGATCTGGGACACTGCGGGACAGGAGCGCTTCAGGGCCGTCACACGCAGCTACTACAGGGGAGCAGCAGGGGCACTCATGGTCTATGAcatcaccag GAGAAGCACATACAACCACCTTAGCAGCTGGCTGACTGATGCTAGAAACCTCACCAACCCTAATACT GTGATCATTCTTATTGGTAACAAGGCAGACTTGGAGGCCCAGCGAGATGTAACCTATGAGGAGGCTAAGCAGTTTGCTGAGGAGAACG GTCTATTGTTCCTAGAGGCTAGTGCAAAGAC GGGTGAGAATGTGGAGGACGCGTTCCTGGAGGCAGCCAAGAAGATCTACCAGAACATTCAGGACGGAAGCCTGGACCTGAACGCCGCCGAGTCTGGTGTCCAGCACAAGCCCTCCGCCCCGCAGGGGGGACGGCTGACCAGTGAACCGCAGCCTCAGAAGGAAAGCTGCAGCTGCTAA